The DNA segment GTGGAGCAAGGTCGGCGCGCTTGCTCAGACGGCTGTGGCAGCTGCATCTGCTGTACTTGTTGTTGGCGCTGGGGGCATCGCTTTTGGGGTTGGTCACTCTGGCAGCTACCTATCCTGTGTTTGACGGTCTGTTTTGGGTGTCCTTGATCGTCATGTCGGGCATGGCGTTGTTCAATTTCCGCCAGATGTCTGGTGCGCAGCGACTGTTGCTGGCGGTATTTAGTGTTTATTGTCTTCTGTTAATAGCCGATATGGTGGTGGCTCACGGATTTTTGCCTTGGGTAAGAGTGCCCGTTAGCTGGGGTGTTTTGCTATTTCTGCTGGCGGTTGTCAGCATTTCAGTGGTGCATTACCGTCAGATTCAGATTCAGATTCAGCTTCAGCAAATGAACTCGCGCCTTGAACAGGAGGTGGCTGAACGCACCGCAAAAGCCGAGGCATTGACCCTCCGTGAGCGCCGGCGAGTTAAATTGTTGACCTTTGAAAATGAGAAGAACCACCTGTCCGATGTGGTTGTCGCGAGCTTGCAGAGCTGCGTTTCGTTAACCCAGGCCATGGAATTGCTGGTGCTCGAACTTCCTGACTTGACCAGCCCGCTACGGGGTGTCCTGTACCAGCCGGATGCGCTATGCACCTACTTGCCTGAGGACTGCTGGCGCCAGGTTGTGAGCTGGGGTTACAACTCTAACCCTTCCAGCCCTTTCACCAACTCCAGCACGTTGCCAGAGACGTTTGATGGCTTGATAAACCTGCCGCCGCCCACTCGTCTGTTTGCGGATATCCGGGACTTGCCGTTAGACGATACCGATTTGCCCACCGCTCTGCACAACCTGTGTTTATGGATTAACGTGCAAAAGGCTGAGAGCGGGAGACACACGATTGGTTTGTTGCAGCTGGTAATGCCGGAATACTTTTCTGCCAACACAACGGAATACGGCATCGCCCGTTTGTATTTTTCAATGGATCAGATTATCCAGAAAATAGGGCTTACGCTGTCCGGTGTATTATTACAGGATGATTTACAAAAATTTTCTTACGAAGACGCGCTCACTGGGCTGCACAATCGCCGCTTTTTTGATCGATTCATAAAGCACGAGCGGGCGGTGTGTTTGCGCAGTCAACGCCCGCAGACGTTATTGATTGCGGATGTGGACCACTTTAAACGCTTTAATGACGATTACGGCCATGAAGTTGGCGATCTGGTGCTGCAACGCATTGCCAGTGAGTTGGCGCCAGCGTTTCGCGAAAGCGATGTGGTTTGCCGCTATGGCGGCGAGGCATTTGTGATAATCATGGCCGGTGCCAGCAGCGCTCAGGCGAAAGCAAAAGCGACGGGGTTGTGTGAGCGGGTACAGAGCCTCAGGCTTGAGCATGAGGGTGTGGCTTTGCGGCCTTTGACGATTTCAGTGGGGGTAGCCAATTGGCCGGACAGTACCCTCAATCCAGAAAAGCTGATGGGGTTGGCTGACAAGGCGCTTTATCGAGCGAAACGGAACGGCCGCAACCGCGTGGAGGTGTCTTACAGCGGTTGAGGTAGGGCTGGTCAGACTACCAACACCGGGCACTTGGCGTGGCTGGTTACCCGGTGCGACACGCTGCCCAGCAACATGCCGTCTTTGTCGCTATGGGTGCCGCGTGTGCCCACCACAATCAGGTCAGCTTCTTTGTCCCGGGCGAACTGTACAATCACTTTGGAAGGCCGCCCGCTTTTGACAAAACCGCGCACATGAGTGGCCTCATGCCCCTTGGCATGTTCTTTGGCGTGATTCACAATCTCTTTGGCGTACTCTGAAAGCACTTTGTCGGGGATGTCCATGCTGTCTGGACGGTTGATGGACAAAGAGGCCTCAAACAGGCTGTGGTGCTTGTACACGCATAGCAGAAAGATCTCGACGTCAGGAATCAGCCTTTGTAAGCCGATGGCTTTATCCAGTGCGTTCATTGAGTTTTTGGAACCATCTACGGCGACTAATATGCGTTTGAACATTCCGCAGTCTCCTGATTAGGCCGGAAAAGCCAGGTCGCGCAAGAACAATGCAATCTGCGGGAACGCGATAATCAATCCGGCAGCGACGATCAGCATCGCAATGAACGGCGGTGTGCCGCGAATTACATCCATATAGGGCCGTTTGAAAATGGCGATAGCGGTAAATATGTCGCAGCCAAATGGCGGTGTGGCAGAGCCAATGGCCACCTGCAGGGTGATGAGTACGCCCACTAAGACAGGGTCTAGCCCTGTGGCCTGAATGGCCGGCGCAAATATCGGCGTCAGCACCAGAATTACCACAATCGGGTCGACAAACATGCAGGCTATAAAGAACGCGACACAGATGGTAACCAAAACGCCAACCGGGCCTGCCTCATTGATACCCACCGATTCCAGAATGGCTTGAGGGATCTGTGCAAACGACAGAATCCATGAAAAACCATTACCCACGGCCACCAGAATAAACACCACGGCGGTGATCAGGCCGGTGGATTTAGCGATGCGGTAAATGTCCGTGAGCTTGAGTGAACGAAAAATCAGAAATTCCAGCAAGAAAGCATAGAGCACGCATACTGCGGCTGCTTCGGTGGGGCTGAAGATACCGCCGTAGATACCACCAACAATAATCACCGGGAAAAATAGTGGCCACAGAGCCTCGCGCACGGCGCGCCCGCGCTCGCCCCAGGTAGCTTTAGGCTCGGTGGGCACGTTGTTCTTATAGGCGTATAACAGGCAATAGAGTGAAAACATGAACAGAATCATTAGGCCCGGGCCAATGCCGGCGATAAACAGTTCAGCTATAGAGGTTTGCGAGACAACCCCGTAAATAATCATACCAATGCTGGGGGGAATCAAAAACGCAATATCACTGGCGTTAATAATCAGCGCCAGGGTAAAAGAATCGGAATACCCTGCTTTCAACATTTTCGGCCGCAACGGTGAACCTACAGCTACCACGGTGGCCTGGGTAGAGCCCGAAACCGCCCCAAATAGGGTGCAGGAGGTGGCCGCGCTAATAGCCAGCCCGCCCTTGATGTGGCCAATAAACGCCATCACCATATTAATGAGGCGATCAGCCGACTGGCCGCGGGTCATAATGTCTGCGGCTAGAATGAACATCGGCACCGCAATCAGCGACGCGGGGCGAATACCGCCCATCATTTGCTGAATAAAAGTGCCCATCTGGCCGAAGCCGTCGAACATCATTACAAAGCCGACAACAGCAGCGGTTGTCAGCGGGATCATCATCGGGAAACCCATTAGCAGGAGTCCGATCATAATGACCATCAGTATTGTTGCCATGATTCTTGCCTTTTATGGTCTGCTCAGAGTCTGGTCTGATTCATGCTGCTTTAAACTTCGGTTTCGGTCTCTGCATAGCCGTCCACCAAACCGGTGGATAAGTACACGTCTTTACTGGTTAAATTCTTGACGGCGGTTAGCAAATACTGAATGCCGGTAACGGCAAAACCGATGGGTGCCCAAACATAGATCGTCCAAATTTCTATGCCCAACGCGGGTAGAATCCGACCGCGATCGTACAAAGTAACGATGTAGCCGTAGGAGTGGTAGCACAAGAAGAACATCATCGCGGCGGTGAACAGAGCGATAACGATCATCAACACCTTTCGGCCCCTAGCGGGAATGGCGTCGTAAATCGCTGACATGCGAATGTGGCGCCCGTGGCGGGCGGCGTAGCCAATGCCGGCGAAGGTAACCAAAATAATGAGAATACGGTTGATCTCGCCGGAAAAAAACATGCCTTCGCCGAATACAAAGCGGGCAATCACGTTCACGCAGGTGTTCAGTGCCATCAAAATGACGCCAGCAGCAAGCATTACTGCTTCGATTTTGGCAATCCACTCATCGATGGTTCCCAGAAAACCGGGCAGTCCCGAATCATAGTGGCCAGTGTCGTCTAAGTCCGGGGAGTTCTCGGTCATGAGCTATGCTCCGGAGTGGCAAAGTCCCAGCCGGAAGGAGAAATGCCCCGGCTGGGCGGGGTTAGTCGTTGAACCCCGCAGGCAAGTACCCGCGGGGCTAGGGACTGCAAAAGAATATCAATCCGTTATTTTTTAATGTCTTCCAGGTCTTGCTTGAACTGGTTCAGCAGTTGTTGACCACTGTCGCCGGCCATTTCAACAAACTTCGCCTCAACCTGTGGGGCACGCTTGCGGAACTCGGCAATCTGTTCTTCGTTCAGGCGTGTAACGGTAACTTCATCACTGCTTTCCTGAATTTTTGCCAACGCCTCATCGGCCAAGCCGTCGATATGGTCAAGAATTTCTTCAAAGGCGAAATCAGATGCTTTGCGCACTAACTCTTTATCGGCATCCGACAGGCCTTCGTAGAAATTCTGGTTGGCCATCATTGCGGTGGTGAACCAGCCATGACCAGTGAAGATTAGGTGAGGTGACACTTCGTAGAGACCGCCAGACTGGATCCAAAAAATCGGGTTTTCCTGGCCCTGAACCATGTTGGTCTGCAGTGCGCCGTAAACTTCACCCCAAGGCAGAGGTGTAGGGGTGGCACCAAAGGCTGAATAGGTTTCTGACAGCAGAGGGTTAGTCATCACACGAATTTTTTTGTTTTTCAGTTCTTCCGGTGTGGTGATGGCCTCGTCAAGAGTGATTACCATTTCACCTTCCGGATACATTTTCAGCAACTCTAGGCCTTTCTCCGCATACAATTTAGGGAAGTCGTCGTTAATGGCCTTACTTTCACGAAAAAAGGTTACTACCGATTCCATGTCGGTGGGCATCAGGTAAGGGATGAAGAAAATTTGCGCTTCTGGAATCAGGGCACCAGTAAAGCCGGGAGACTGGTTTACAAAATTCAGAATGCCGGCCTGGGTCTGTTCCATGATGTCATCAGACTCGCCGAGTTCACCGAAGCGGTAGACCTGTACCGTGTTATCGGAATTGTCTTCGATGTACTCTTTAAACTTGTAAGCGAAAACGTCTTGAACATCGCCTTCGTATTCTTCATGGGCGTAGCGCCAGTTGGCAGCGTTCACCGAGTTGGCTGCGGTCAGGGCCGCAAACATCAGCGCAGAAAGGCCTGCCAGTTTCTTGAATTTACTCATGCTGCTCATCGCGTAATCTCCGCTTCTTTTTCTGAATTGGTTCTTCTTCTTCCTTTAGACTGGCAAAACAAAGAGTGAAGCGCAAGTTTACAGATAAAAACCTAAGCTTCGCTTGCTATCTTTTTCTGATCAATAACCTATTGGAATTAAGGCGTATTCCGATTTTCCAGACATGCTTTTAAAAAATGTTCAAATTCTTGGGTTATTCGCGCTACGCTATTTTCGAGCCGATGGCCATCGTTCAGTATAAGGGCGCTGATGCGTTGCTGCTGTGCCAACTCCAGCACAGGCATGACCGGTACAACGTCATCTTCCCAACCATGAATGATCTGGCTGAAAGTGGCAGAAATCTGCGGTCTGGATTGTGGATAGCGTATCAGTGCCAGCGCGGGGGCTAATAAAAAACAGCCTAGTACCGGGGTCATCGCACTCGTTTGAGCGCACACCCAGCCGCCCATGCTAGACCCTGCTAAAACGGTGCGCTGAGGGTCAGCCCCAGCTCGTTC comes from the Marinobacter psychrophilus genome and includes:
- a CDS encoding GGDEF domain-containing protein, whose protein sequence is MLYIFSIDLIVQVWQGDRQIYQFGEFDAEGRGEFAGWPWHAIALPPDYHDKPLYFRIYSNYIDIGLWGKVAVMEQQALVPYILKNSVKSLIVAGMCAFLALLAAIFAFLRKDDQGFSGIALFSSSSSLLLLAGTDASQLLWHQPLVWEYLEAISYYMVPVALGVMLVQGRGARSARLLRRLWQLHLLYLLLALGASLLGLVTLAATYPVFDGLFWVSLIVMSGMALFNFRQMSGAQRLLLAVFSVYCLLLIADMVVAHGFLPWVRVPVSWGVLLFLLAVVSISVVHYRQIQIQIQLQQMNSRLEQEVAERTAKAEALTLRERRRVKLLTFENEKNHLSDVVVASLQSCVSLTQAMELLVLELPDLTSPLRGVLYQPDALCTYLPEDCWRQVVSWGYNSNPSSPFTNSSTLPETFDGLINLPPPTRLFADIRDLPLDDTDLPTALHNLCLWINVQKAESGRHTIGLLQLVMPEYFSANTTEYGIARLYFSMDQIIQKIGLTLSGVLLQDDLQKFSYEDALTGLHNRRFFDRFIKHERAVCLRSQRPQTLLIADVDHFKRFNDDYGHEVGDLVLQRIASELAPAFRESDVVCRYGGEAFVIIMAGASSAQAKAKATGLCERVQSLRLEHEGVALRPLTISVGVANWPDSTLNPEKLMGLADKALYRAKRNGRNRVEVSYSG
- a CDS encoding universal stress protein, coding for MFKRILVAVDGSKNSMNALDKAIGLQRLIPDVEIFLLCVYKHHSLFEASLSINRPDSMDIPDKVLSEYAKEIVNHAKEHAKGHEATHVRGFVKSGRPSKVIVQFARDKEADLIVVGTRGTHSDKDGMLLGSVSHRVTSHAKCPVLVV
- a CDS encoding TRAP transporter large permease — its product is MATILMVIMIGLLLMGFPMMIPLTTAAVVGFVMMFDGFGQMGTFIQQMMGGIRPASLIAVPMFILAADIMTRGQSADRLINMVMAFIGHIKGGLAISAATSCTLFGAVSGSTQATVVAVGSPLRPKMLKAGYSDSFTLALIINASDIAFLIPPSIGMIIYGVVSQTSIAELFIAGIGPGLMILFMFSLYCLLYAYKNNVPTEPKATWGERGRAVREALWPLFFPVIIVGGIYGGIFSPTEAAAVCVLYAFLLEFLIFRSLKLTDIYRIAKSTGLITAVVFILVAVGNGFSWILSFAQIPQAILESVGINEAGPVGVLVTICVAFFIACMFVDPIVVILVLTPIFAPAIQATGLDPVLVGVLITLQVAIGSATPPFGCDIFTAIAIFKRPYMDVIRGTPPFIAMLIVAAGLIIAFPQIALFLRDLAFPA
- a CDS encoding TRAP transporter small permease; protein product: MTENSPDLDDTGHYDSGLPGFLGTIDEWIAKIEAVMLAAGVILMALNTCVNVIARFVFGEGMFFSGEINRILIILVTFAGIGYAARHGRHIRMSAIYDAIPARGRKVLMIVIALFTAAMMFFLCYHSYGYIVTLYDRGRILPALGIEIWTIYVWAPIGFAVTGIQYLLTAVKNLTSKDVYLSTGLVDGYAETETEV
- a CDS encoding TRAP transporter substrate-binding protein; protein product: MSSMSKFKKLAGLSALMFAALTAANSVNAANWRYAHEEYEGDVQDVFAYKFKEYIEDNSDNTVQVYRFGELGESDDIMEQTQAGILNFVNQSPGFTGALIPEAQIFFIPYLMPTDMESVVTFFRESKAINDDFPKLYAEKGLELLKMYPEGEMVITLDEAITTPEELKNKKIRVMTNPLLSETYSAFGATPTPLPWGEVYGALQTNMVQGQENPIFWIQSGGLYEVSPHLIFTGHGWFTTAMMANQNFYEGLSDADKELVRKASDFAFEEILDHIDGLADEALAKIQESSDEVTVTRLNEEQIAEFRKRAPQVEAKFVEMAGDSGQQLLNQFKQDLEDIKK
- a CDS encoding YqiA/YcfP family alpha/beta fold hydrolase, translated to MTLPIIHVFLSHGLESGPDSTKIQAMKTISEKYPDVVAEAIDHRSSKDPTTRLKQMQAAMERAGADPQRTVLAGSSMGGWVCAQTSAMTPVLGCFLLAPALALIRYPQSRPQISATFSQIIHGWEDDVVPVMPVLELAQQQRISALILNDGHRLENSVARITQEFEHFLKACLENRNTP